A region from the Actinomycetes bacterium genome encodes:
- a CDS encoding prephenate dehydrogenase/arogenate dehydrogenase family protein codes for MTPAQSARWPHRLAIIGTGLLGASVGMAARAAGVPEVIGMDTDRREVRLAMDREAITARARSVEEAAEGADLVVAATPVRALAAVLARAHVVNPTAVLTDVGSTKAHLLVELEKSSTELGRVIPGHPMAGSEERGAQAARAELFHGAAWVLTPAAQVDHGALRRMTGFVRALGGRPLILDPELHDQVAAFASHLPQLTATALMGAVAQVEAPAALRSLVASGFRDTTRVAASDPDLWVDICTTNAPSIVVALDTLTERLLALRELVAAGDRDGLREALATARNARLRIPTKPGASPRGLREVVVHIADRPGSLAAVFRALGAAGVNVEDLAIDHELQGGSGALRFWVAGRDTLALALAALSAAGWHAHEGTGTA; via the coding sequence CGGTCGGCATGGCCGCCAGAGCGGCCGGCGTGCCCGAGGTGATCGGGATGGACACCGACCGCCGCGAGGTGCGCCTGGCGATGGACCGCGAGGCCATCACCGCGCGCGCCCGCTCTGTCGAGGAGGCGGCCGAGGGGGCGGACCTCGTCGTCGCAGCCACGCCGGTCCGCGCCCTGGCTGCCGTCCTGGCCCGGGCGCACGTGGTCAACCCCACAGCGGTGCTCACCGACGTGGGCAGCACCAAGGCGCACCTTCTGGTTGAACTCGAAAAATCCTCCACAGAACTCGGCCGCGTGATCCCGGGCCACCCGATGGCCGGCTCCGAGGAGCGGGGCGCGCAGGCCGCCCGGGCCGAGCTGTTCCACGGCGCCGCATGGGTGCTGACCCCGGCGGCCCAGGTGGACCACGGGGCACTGCGGAGGATGACCGGGTTCGTGCGCGCCCTCGGCGGCCGGCCGCTCATCCTCGACCCCGAGCTGCACGACCAAGTGGCCGCGTTCGCGAGCCACCTGCCCCAGCTGACCGCCACCGCGCTGATGGGCGCGGTGGCTCAGGTGGAGGCCCCCGCCGCCCTGCGCAGCCTGGTCGCGAGCGGGTTCCGCGACACCACCCGCGTCGCCGCGAGCGACCCCGACCTCTGGGTCGACATCTGCACCACCAACGCCCCCAGCATCGTAGTCGCACTGGACACCTTGACCGAGCGGCTGCTGGCGCTCAGGGAGTTGGTGGCCGCGGGGGACCGCGACGGCCTGCGCGAGGCGCTCGCCACCGCGCGCAACGCCCGTCTGCGCATCCCCACCAAGCCGGGCGCCTCCCCCCGCGGGCTGCGCGAGGTGGTCGTGCACATCGCCGACCGGCCGGGCAGCCTGGCCGCCGTGTTCCGCGCCCTGGGCGCCGCCGGGGTCAACGTCGAGGACCTCGCGATCGACCACGAGCTCCAGGGCGGCAGTGGAGCCCTCCGTTTCTGGGTCGCGGGCCGCGACACCCTGGCGCTGGCGCTGGCCGCCCTGTCCGCTGCGGGCTGGCATGCCCACGAGGGCACCGGCACGGCGTGA